A stretch of the Saprospiraceae bacterium genome encodes the following:
- a CDS encoding alkaline phosphatase family protein, translating into MKKLHFLLFICFISSEIRSQLISGPMLGPVELRTASIWCESKPGSILKLEYWPEDALEQKRSLSPESFVRFKHQIDKFSLIELQPGTNYRYQLIVNNKTRPANASGRFKTQILWNYRFPAPDFSFLAGSCAYTNETVYDRPGKPYGGDSSIFNQMAKEDAAFMLWLGDNWYYREVDYGSNWGLWYRASRDRSRPALQPFLKKMAHYAIWDDHDYGLNNDNQSFIYKEETRMVFDQYWCNPQVADQGGIYTRFSYNDVDFFLMDDRSFRTSDYMKDSINGQPNPNKQMWGKEQLNWLKNQLLTSRAPFKIIANGTPILNQYNNHDCMVHFVLEQQELLQFIEDEQINGVIFITGDRHHSEISRKKLKNGYYLYDIVNSSLTAGLHILSEREINNPDLLADKTVNQNNYTRFLINGKPNERTLKLEFKDLNGNVLKDWLVNENELKFITESK; encoded by the coding sequence ATGAAAAAGTTGCATTTTTTATTGTTTATATGTTTTATTTCCTCAGAAATAAGGAGTCAATTGATCAGCGGACCGATGCTGGGTCCGGTAGAATTGCGAACCGCCTCCATCTGGTGCGAATCTAAGCCGGGAAGTATTTTAAAACTAGAATATTGGCCCGAAGATGCTTTGGAACAAAAGAGAAGTCTCTCCCCGGAATCTTTTGTAAGGTTTAAGCACCAGATTGATAAATTTAGTCTGATTGAATTGCAACCTGGGACAAACTATCGCTATCAGTTGATTGTAAACAATAAAACAAGACCTGCCAACGCTTCAGGACGTTTTAAAACCCAGATCCTGTGGAATTACAGGTTTCCCGCACCCGATTTTAGTTTTTTAGCCGGCAGTTGTGCCTACACCAATGAAACGGTCTATGATCGTCCGGGTAAACCCTACGGAGGGGATTCGAGTATTTTTAATCAAATGGCTAAGGAGGACGCTGCATTTATGCTGTGGCTTGGAGACAATTGGTATTATCGTGAAGTGGATTATGGCAGTAACTGGGGTTTGTGGTATCGCGCGTCCAGGGATCGAAGCAGACCTGCCCTGCAGCCTTTCTTAAAAAAGATGGCGCACTATGCGATTTGGGATGATCACGATTACGGACTCAACAATGACAATCAATCATTTATTTATAAAGAGGAAACGCGTATGGTGTTTGATCAATATTGGTGCAATCCTCAGGTAGCAGACCAGGGAGGGATTTATACCCGGTTTAGTTACAATGATGTAGATTTTTTCTTAATGGATGACAGGAGTTTCAGGACTTCGGATTACATGAAGGACAGTATCAACGGGCAACCAAATCCAAATAAACAGATGTGGGGAAAAGAACAGTTGAATTGGCTTAAAAATCAATTGTTGACCAGCAGAGCGCCTTTTAAGATAATTGCAAATGGTACACCAATTCTGAATCAATACAACAACCATGATTGCATGGTCCATTTCGTTTTGGAACAACAGGAATTATTACAATTTATTGAAGACGAACAAATCAATGGAGTGATTTTTATAACCGGTGACAGGCATCATAGCGAAATTTCCAGGAAAAAATTGAAAAATGGATATTACTTGTATGATATTGTCAATTCTTCCCTTACTGCTGGTCTGCATATTTTAAGCGAAAGGGAAATTAATAATCCGGATTTATTAGCTGATAAAACGGTCAATCAAAATAACTATACCCGTTTTCTTATAAATGGAAAACCAAATGAACGAACTTTAAAATTAGAATTTAAAGACCTTAATGGAAATGTATTAAAAGATTGGCTTGTAAATGAAAATGAATTAAAATTTATTACTGAATCTAAATAA
- a CDS encoding efflux RND transporter periplasmic adaptor subunit: MNQKKGLRWWWWLAIILIPVLIVAAVFKAKNKPKGEEVNLEKVQTRDIVETVTASGKIFPETEIKISSDVSGEIVELYVKEGDSVKVGQILAKVNADAYTSAVERSSAGVNIARTQASTSGNSIENAKQQKTQAKLQYENAKKMHQRNQQLYKDGIISLADLESSETTMKNLEAGFKAAEIMVENAIKGSESASFQVKDAEALLKEQRTNLGRTIIKAPATGIISKLNVERGERVVGTMQMSGTELMRIADLHAMEVQVEVSENDIVNVKTGDEATIEVDAYQNKKFSGHVTEVANSANNISSIAGNSLSTDQVTKFVVKIRIEKSSYADLVVNNRAPFRPGMSATVEINTHEVKNVLSVPIQAVIAYDPNEEVRKAKEKKDRENKSQQPTAQAEVKEVDDSPYREALFVVHGDTVSRVDVEIGIQDENYIEIKSGISEGDEVVIGPYVALSRKLKNGSKIHRKVEDSKKE; this comes from the coding sequence ATGAATCAGAAAAAAGGACTGCGCTGGTGGTGGTGGTTAGCAATTATTTTAATTCCAGTTTTAATTGTTGCTGCTGTTTTTAAAGCAAAAAATAAACCAAAAGGCGAAGAAGTTAATTTGGAAAAAGTACAAACCCGTGATATCGTAGAGACAGTTACTGCGAGTGGTAAAATTTTTCCTGAAACCGAAATAAAAATTTCATCAGATGTTTCAGGGGAAATAGTTGAGTTGTATGTAAAAGAAGGTGACAGTGTAAAGGTGGGACAAATTTTGGCCAAGGTCAATGCAGATGCATATACTTCAGCAGTGGAACGAAGTTCGGCTGGTGTCAACATTGCCAGAACACAAGCCAGTACAAGCGGTAATTCCATTGAAAATGCGAAGCAACAAAAGACGCAAGCAAAATTGCAATATGAGAATGCAAAAAAAATGCATCAGAGAAATCAGCAGTTGTATAAAGATGGAATTATTTCTTTAGCAGACCTTGAAAGTTCGGAAACTACTATGAAAAATCTGGAAGCAGGTTTTAAAGCAGCAGAAATTATGGTTGAAAATGCCATCAAAGGATCGGAGTCTGCAAGTTTTCAAGTAAAAGATGCTGAGGCTTTGTTAAAAGAACAGCGTACGAATTTGGGTCGAACAATTATTAAAGCTCCAGCAACCGGTATCATATCAAAATTAAACGTTGAACGCGGTGAACGGGTTGTTGGAACCATGCAAATGAGTGGAACGGAGTTAATGCGGATCGCAGACTTACACGCAATGGAAGTTCAGGTTGAAGTAAGCGAGAATGATATTGTGAATGTAAAAACGGGTGATGAAGCTACTATTGAGGTAGATGCATATCAAAATAAAAAATTTAGCGGGCATGTGACCGAAGTAGCAAACAGTGCAAATAATATCAGTTCGATAGCAGGCAATTCTTTATCCACAGATCAGGTTACCAAATTTGTGGTTAAAATTCGCATTGAGAAATCATCTTATGCAGATTTAGTTGTAAATAATCGGGCACCGTTTCGTCCTGGAATGTCTGCAACTGTAGAAATCAATACCCATGAAGTTAAAAATGTTTTGAGTGTACCCATTCAGGCAGTCATTGCGTATGATCCCAATGAGGAAGTGCGGAAGGCGAAAGAGAAAAAAGACAGAGAAAATAAAAGTCAACAGCCAACAGCACAGGCAGAAGTAAAGGAAGTGGATGATTCACCTTATCGGGAAGCATTGTTTGTGGTGCATGGGGATACGGTTTCACGGGTAGATGTAGAAATTGGGATTCAGGATGAAAATTACATTGAAATTAAATCAGGAATTTCAGAGGGAGATGAAGTCGTTATTGGACCCTATGTGGCATTATCCCGCAAACTTAAAAATGGTTCAAAGATTCACCGTAAAGTAGAAGACAGCAAGAAAGAATAA
- a CDS encoding BrxA/BrxB family bacilliredoxin — translation MYPPELTIPMTRELIESGFNSLESAEAVDQAFKEQKGTTLLVVNSVCGCAAAYARPGVRIALNNENKPDQLVTVFAGVDREAVAKAREYLLPYPPSSPSIALFKDGQLVHMLERHQIEGRSAQMIADNLSAAFSQYCN, via the coding sequence ATGTATCCACCAGAATTAACCATCCCAATGACCCGAGAGCTGATTGAATCCGGCTTTAATTCCCTTGAAAGTGCTGAAGCTGTGGATCAGGCCTTTAAGGAACAAAAAGGAACCACTTTGTTGGTTGTCAATTCAGTATGTGGTTGTGCAGCCGCTTATGCCCGTCCGGGTGTACGCATTGCCCTTAACAATGAAAATAAACCAGACCAGTTGGTGACCGTTTTTGCAGGTGTGGACCGTGAAGCTGTTGCAAAAGCCAGAGAATACTTGTTGCCATATCCTCCTTCTTCTCCTTCTATTGCCCTGTTTAAAGACGGGCAATTGGTGCACATGTTGGAAAGACATCAGATAGAAGGTCGATCCGCACAAATGATTGCCGATAACCTCAGTGCTGCATTTTCTCAATATTGCAATTAA
- a CDS encoding sterol desaturase family protein: MIELLANLQPVILIGMLILMYGVENIWPYLQKAPNQKQHDLRNAGMTLISFVVNGLLGLGVLASVEWTASHQFGLLNQVNLPNWTEVLIGLLLIDLGSYGVHNLSHRIPLLWRFHRVHHSDPNLNATSSLRFHPFEVVLTQGIYQAAAVAVFGISMTTFIVYGSIALPLIILQHSNVKWPDWIEQPARYIFATPGWHKIHHSDERPLTDSHFGDVFTFWDRIFGTWKPTRPEDIQYGLSELKEDSKQSIGYQMMLPFKK; the protein is encoded by the coding sequence ATGATAGAGCTACTTGCAAACCTACAGCCTGTAATTTTAATTGGCATGTTGATCCTGATGTATGGTGTCGAAAACATATGGCCATATTTACAAAAAGCACCAAATCAAAAACAACACGACCTCCGAAATGCAGGAATGACCCTGATTAGTTTTGTTGTAAATGGTTTACTCGGCCTGGGCGTTTTGGCCAGTGTGGAATGGACAGCCAGTCATCAATTCGGCTTATTAAATCAAGTCAATTTACCGAATTGGACAGAGGTCCTGATTGGGTTGCTTCTGATTGATCTTGGGAGTTATGGCGTGCACAATCTTTCCCATCGAATCCCCTTGTTGTGGAGATTTCACCGGGTCCATCATTCCGATCCCAATTTAAATGCTACCAGTTCGCTGCGATTTCATCCGTTTGAAGTTGTATTAACCCAAGGCATCTATCAAGCAGCGGCAGTCGCTGTTTTTGGCATATCTATGACCACCTTTATAGTTTATGGAAGCATTGCACTGCCCCTAATTATTTTACAGCACAGCAATGTTAAATGGCCGGATTGGATCGAACAACCGGCACGCTATATTTTTGCTACTCCCGGCTGGCATAAAATTCACCACAGTGACGAACGACCATTAACGGATTCACACTTTGGAGATGTTTTTACATTCTGGGATCGCATATTCGGCACCTGGAAACCAACCAGACCCGAAGACATCCAATATGGTTTGAGTGAATTAAAAGAAGATTCTAAACAAAGCATTGGCTACCAGATGATGCTCCCTTTTAAGAAATAA
- a CDS encoding inorganic diphosphatase translates to MNPWHDVSPGDHTPELVNGIIEIPKGTRAKYEIDKVSGLLKLDRVLYSSVYYPANYGFIPRTLCEDKDPLDILVLSQLEFVPLCLVSAKVIGVMRMVDQGDADDKIIAVCAGDPSVNHINDISELPKHFISELRNFFEDYKKLEHKTVLVEDFLDHTLAKQIILDSFIMYQEKFPQAM, encoded by the coding sequence ATGAACCCTTGGCACGACGTCAGTCCCGGTGATCATACGCCTGAACTTGTAAATGGAATCATCGAAATCCCTAAAGGGACTCGCGCAAAATATGAAATAGATAAAGTCAGCGGGCTATTAAAATTAGACCGTGTATTGTATTCCTCGGTATATTATCCTGCTAATTATGGATTTATACCCAGGACCTTGTGTGAAGACAAAGATCCTTTAGATATATTGGTACTTTCACAATTAGAATTTGTGCCACTATGTTTGGTTTCAGCAAAAGTAATCGGAGTCATGCGCATGGTGGATCAGGGCGATGCCGATGATAAAATAATTGCAGTATGTGCAGGGGATCCCAGTGTAAATCACATCAACGACATTTCTGAATTGCCAAAACATTTTATTTCTGAATTGCGCAATTTTTTTGAAGACTATAAGAAATTAGAACATAAAACAGTTTTGGTAGAAGATTTTCTTGACCATACCCTGGCAAAACAAATTATCCTGGATAGTTTTATTATGTATCAGGAAAAATTTCCTCAGGCTATGTAA
- a CDS encoding TolC family protein has translation MRYNYLILFICLFQGLQAQEQWNLASCVEYALKNNVGLQQSKIAVDEAALTVKENKHKQIPDLNGSINGGISFGRNIDPTSNSFTTENIISANYTLASGVTLFQGALIRNSIKQSKLSLDASTKEYQQATNDLALTIATYYLNVLLNEERLEMAEKNTESVKLQLIQMEKMIQSGVKPEADAIEIKSQLARMEQTQVSAENGLDIAWLTLKQAMRLDPSKKLILERLTEEQLNGVQLENYTFEALSETAAQSQSGLQAAYKRLEAARMGEKIAKALYYPSLFLNASIGSRFSDAAIRPLDYSTSRILVPGVYIDGKSVLFEQDYPTVKSTEVIPFKDQYDQFLGYGVGLNLNIPIYNQRSTKTRVQKAALATKSSELQAELQKEKLNQDVYQAIANVRAAKKEFEASKRALEATSYSADKTQKRFELGLANVFELNLSQTNLQNAQSTLVIAKYDLVFKQKVLDYYAGKPIKL, from the coding sequence ATGCGCTATAACTATTTAATCCTATTTATTTGTTTGTTTCAGGGACTTCAAGCTCAGGAGCAATGGAATCTCGCCAGTTGTGTTGAATATGCCTTAAAAAACAATGTAGGCTTACAACAAAGTAAAATTGCTGTGGATGAAGCTGCCTTGACAGTAAAAGAAAATAAACACAAGCAAATTCCTGATTTAAATGGAAGTATCAATGGAGGGATCAGTTTTGGTCGAAACATTGATCCAACCAGCAACAGTTTTACCACTGAGAATATTATTTCTGCCAACTATACATTGGCATCCGGTGTAACCTTATTTCAAGGTGCATTGATTCGCAATTCGATAAAGCAAAGTAAGCTGAGTCTGGATGCAAGCACGAAAGAATACCAACAAGCAACCAATGATCTTGCTTTGACCATTGCGACTTATTATTTAAATGTATTATTGAATGAGGAACGTTTGGAAATGGCAGAAAAAAATACGGAGAGTGTTAAACTGCAATTAATCCAAATGGAAAAAATGATCCAGTCAGGTGTTAAGCCGGAAGCGGATGCCATTGAAATTAAATCGCAATTGGCAAGAATGGAACAAACGCAAGTCAGTGCAGAAAATGGCTTGGATATCGCCTGGTTGACTTTAAAGCAAGCGATGCGATTGGATCCTTCCAAGAAATTGATTTTAGAACGTCTTACTGAAGAGCAACTGAATGGGGTTCAACTTGAAAATTATACTTTTGAGGCCCTTTCCGAAACAGCTGCGCAATCACAATCAGGCTTGCAAGCTGCCTATAAACGATTGGAGGCTGCCAGAATGGGTGAAAAGATCGCAAAGGCTTTGTATTATCCTTCGCTTTTTTTAAACGCAAGTATTGGTTCCCGTTTTTCAGATGCTGCAATTAGGCCCTTAGATTACAGCACTTCCAGAATATTGGTTCCAGGTGTTTACATTGATGGAAAATCTGTATTGTTCGAACAAGATTATCCAACAGTTAAATCAACCGAGGTCATTCCATTTAAAGATCAATACGATCAATTTTTGGGATATGGAGTCGGTTTAAATTTAAATATCCCAATTTATAATCAGCGAAGTACTAAAACGCGTGTACAAAAAGCTGCATTGGCAACCAAATCTTCTGAGTTGCAAGCTGAATTGCAAAAGGAGAAATTAAATCAGGATGTATACCAGGCAATTGCCAATGTCCGCGCAGCTAAAAAAGAGTTTGAAGCATCCAAACGCGCTTTGGAAGCAACGAGTTATTCAGCTGACAAAACGCAAAAGCGATTTGAGCTGGGACTTGCAAATGTATTTGAATTAAATTTGAGTCAAACAAATTTGCAAAATGCACAAAGCACCCTGGTCATTGCAAAATATGATCTGGTTTTTAAACAAAAGGTCCTGGATTATTATGCAGGGAAACCCATAAAACTATAA
- a CDS encoding type IIA DNA topoisomerase subunit B — MAQAHNYTEENIRSLDWKEHIRLRPGMYIGKLGDGSNIDDGIYILLKEVIDNCIDEYVMGYGREVDIDIKDGIVTVRDYGRGIPLGKVIDCVSQINTGGKYDSKAFKKSVGLNGVGTKAVNALSNYFKVQSIRDGKTKIAEFERGNLIKDNNLKSTDEVNGTIISFKPDEKIFSRFRFVQEFVESRIWNYAYLNAGLRIHFNGKTYISKNGLKDMLERRTDGEHLQYPIIHLKGEDIECVLTHGNQYGEQYYSFVNGQYTSQGGTHLNYFREAIVKTIRDFYKKDFDSKDIHAGAIGAIAVRIEEPVFESQTKTKLGSTGISPEGASLRNFIADFVCKELDLFLHQNTETAKELLSKILQSERERKEIAGIKKLANQRAKKANLHNKKLRDCKYHLTDTKLKPELAENTTLFITEGDSASGSITKSRNPELQAVFSLRGKPLNCFGMTKKIVYENEELNLLQHALDIEDGIENLRYNKVVISTDADVDGMHIRLLLLTFFLQFFPELVRNGHLFILDTPLFRVRDKKQTFYCYSEKEKSDAINALRGKAEITRFKGLGEISPDEFSGFIGSNIRLEPVIIHEDSHIEKILEYYMGKNTGDRQDFIIENLRVDLDKISADTEMATEEELIA; from the coding sequence ATGGCTCAAGCCCATAATTATACCGAAGAAAACATACGGTCCCTCGACTGGAAAGAACACATTCGCCTCCGCCCGGGGATGTATATTGGCAAATTGGGCGATGGCAGCAACATTGATGATGGTATTTATATCTTACTCAAAGAAGTCATAGACAATTGCATTGATGAATATGTCATGGGTTATGGCCGGGAAGTGGATATCGATATCAAAGATGGCATTGTAACGGTGCGCGACTACGGGCGGGGAATTCCCTTGGGCAAAGTAATTGATTGTGTTTCCCAGATCAATACCGGCGGAAAATACGACAGCAAAGCGTTTAAAAAATCAGTCGGATTGAATGGAGTGGGTACCAAGGCAGTAAATGCACTCTCGAATTATTTTAAGGTGCAATCCATCCGGGATGGTAAAACCAAAATTGCAGAATTTGAGCGTGGCAATTTAATCAAGGACAACAATCTAAAGTCAACCGATGAAGTCAATGGGACCATCATCAGTTTTAAACCGGATGAAAAAATATTTTCCCGTTTTCGTTTTGTTCAGGAATTTGTAGAAAGTCGTATCTGGAATTACGCATACCTCAACGCTGGATTGCGCATCCATTTTAATGGTAAAACCTACATATCAAAAAATGGTTTGAAAGATATGTTGGAACGCCGTACAGATGGCGAGCATTTACAATATCCCATCATCCACTTAAAAGGCGAGGACATTGAATGTGTGTTGACTCATGGCAATCAATACGGCGAACAATATTATAGTTTTGTAAATGGTCAATATACTTCTCAGGGGGGTACACACCTCAATTATTTCAGAGAGGCCATTGTTAAAACCATCCGCGATTTTTACAAAAAAGATTTTGACAGCAAAGACATTCATGCCGGTGCAATTGGTGCGATTGCAGTCCGCATTGAAGAACCCGTATTTGAATCTCAAACCAAAACCAAACTGGGATCGACCGGGATCAGTCCGGAAGGAGCTTCTTTGCGCAACTTTATAGCAGATTTTGTTTGTAAAGAATTGGATTTGTTTTTGCATCAGAACACAGAAACCGCTAAAGAACTACTCAGTAAAATATTACAATCCGAACGCGAGCGCAAAGAAATAGCCGGAATTAAAAAATTGGCTAACCAACGTGCAAAAAAAGCCAATTTGCACAATAAAAAATTACGCGATTGTAAATACCATCTGACAGATACTAAATTAAAACCTGAACTTGCTGAAAACACCACCTTGTTTATTACAGAAGGAGATTCAGCCAGTGGTTCGATTACCAAATCCAGAAATCCGGAATTACAAGCAGTGTTTAGTTTACGCGGTAAGCCCTTGAATTGTTTTGGAATGACCAAGAAAATCGTTTATGAAAACGAAGAGCTTAATTTATTGCAACATGCCCTGGACATTGAAGACGGAATTGAAAATCTCCGTTACAATAAAGTAGTGATTTCAACTGATGCGGATGTGGATGGAATGCACATTCGTTTGCTGTTGCTGACGTTCTTTTTACAATTTTTCCCAGAATTGGTACGCAATGGACATTTATTTATTTTAGATACGCCTTTATTTCGGGTGCGGGATAAAAAACAAACCTTTTACTGTTATTCTGAGAAGGAAAAATCTGATGCTATCAATGCCCTTCGGGGTAAAGCAGAAATTACCCGATTTAAAGGATTAGGAGAAATCAGTCCGGATGAATTTTCAGGATTTATTGGTTCAAACATACGTTTAGAACCGGTTATCATTCATGAAGATTCACACATTGAAAAAATATTGGAATATTATATGGGTAAAAATACCGGAGATCGGCAGGATTTTATAATCGAAAATCTTCGAGTCGATCTGGATAAAATCAGTGCTGATACTGAAATGGCTACCGAAGAAGAACTCATCGCATAA
- a CDS encoding carboxypeptidase-like regulatory domain-containing protein, with translation MKFALAFSLLGLFVPIKLVAQDQSLIQFSGRVFSEYKQALLPLPYVGVGILRTRRGGFTDDKGFFSIAVQRGDTIQFNYVGYKKVLRSIPVDFEENQIYLELTLQPDTFQLERAIVFPIPSKQHFKQEFLEMDVSNKMKEIAQKNIASDVLAKIEPGVPSDPRAHMSLYMAQEAQKAYYDGQFQPQKIFSPIAWIEFFKALKRGDFKKKKK, from the coding sequence TTGAAATTTGCATTGGCATTCAGCTTACTGGGTTTGTTTGTACCCATTAAACTGGTAGCGCAAGATCAAAGTTTGATCCAATTTTCAGGGCGGGTATTTTCAGAATACAAACAAGCACTTCTGCCATTGCCTTATGTTGGCGTTGGAATATTAAGAACCCGACGGGGTGGATTTACCGATGATAAAGGTTTTTTTTCAATTGCAGTACAAAGAGGCGATACCATTCAATTTAATTATGTTGGATATAAAAAAGTGTTGCGATCTATACCCGTAGATTTCGAGGAGAATCAAATTTATTTAGAGCTTACTTTACAACCGGATACCTTTCAATTAGAACGAGCCATAGTATTTCCAATTCCATCAAAACAACATTTTAAACAAGAGTTTTTGGAAATGGATGTAAGTAATAAAATGAAAGAAATAGCACAGAAAAATATTGCATCCGATGTATTGGCTAAAATCGAACCCGGTGTTCCTTCAGACCCTCGGGCGCATATGAGTCTTTACATGGCTCAGGAAGCTCAAAAAGCCTATTACGATGGTCAATTCCAGCCGCAGAAAATTTTCAGTCCGATTGCCTGGATTGAATTTTTTAAAGCGCTCAAACGGGGCGACTTTAAAAAGAAAAAGAAATAA
- a CDS encoding GNAT family N-acetyltransferase, translating into MIFYIETDRLILRDFLESDVEGMYELDSNPEVHRYLGNNPIKEINQIPPIIQFVRQQYEENGIGRWAVIEKKTNAFIGWSGLKLVKETRNQQNNYYDVGYRLIQKYWGQGYATESAQASLSYGFGKMNLESICAAAQAENIASNKVLQKCGLKLINQYFENEVLENWYQITQAQWLDRIP; encoded by the coding sequence ATGATATTTTATATTGAAACCGATCGCCTCATCCTCCGTGATTTTTTGGAATCGGATGTGGAAGGGATGTATGAATTGGATTCCAATCCGGAAGTGCATCGTTATTTAGGAAACAATCCAATCAAAGAAATAAATCAGATCCCACCAATCATCCAGTTTGTCCGTCAGCAATATGAAGAAAATGGCATTGGTCGCTGGGCCGTCATCGAGAAAAAAACCAACGCATTTATAGGCTGGTCAGGATTAAAACTCGTCAAAGAAACCAGAAATCAACAGAATAATTATTATGATGTTGGTTATCGCCTCATACAAAAATATTGGGGTCAAGGATATGCCACTGAATCTGCACAAGCTTCCCTTAGCTATGGATTTGGTAAAATGAATTTAGAATCCATTTGCGCCGCTGCTCAAGCTGAAAACATCGCTTCCAACAAAGTACTTCAAAAATGTGGTTTGAAATTAATAAATCAATACTTTGAAAATGAAGTTTTGGAAAACTGGTATCAAATCACCCAAGCACAATGGCTCGATCGCATCCCATAA
- a CDS encoding DUF5103 domain-containing protein, with the protein MRFTLILGCLLVCSLIGNTQQTEFDLSPQDTVYDNRVKTIQFYRYKPEEELMPFLVLNVKEHLQLTFDMLEGAPSELYYSFFHFDQNWLPTDLRPEEYYKDFQEQRITEYASSRKTIIPYIHYILPVPSDGFLVSGNYLICVSDRFKNVLFTRRFFISENKVLVSLKVKDPVNAEIYRSHQALELSINTNKLSIQNNEQELQVQIFQNGDPNTRLVRNKPNSVLGDLFYFNKPDDILFPGKKEFRHKDIRTIQSTTQDILFWDEIDQVYHCWLKTDEVRAQKLYLSDDDINGRFLILNRDQDQAELTSDYFKAHFTLNRAVPYDEPVYVYGGLSDWQLKPEFKMEYDPSRKAYFAYIWLKMGYYNFMYALEDANGLPDTGPLEGDWYETENDYYVLVYYKVLGSRYDRLLFIGEFNSNR; encoded by the coding sequence ATGCGTTTTACCCTGATTCTTGGTTGCTTATTGGTTTGTAGTCTGATTGGAAATACTCAACAGACCGAATTTGATCTGAGTCCGCAGGATACCGTTTATGACAATCGGGTAAAGACCATTCAGTTTTACAGATATAAACCGGAAGAGGAATTAATGCCATTTCTTGTTCTGAATGTTAAAGAGCATTTGCAGTTAACTTTTGATATGCTGGAAGGAGCACCCAGTGAATTGTATTATTCTTTCTTTCATTTTGATCAAAATTGGCTGCCAACAGATTTACGACCTGAAGAATACTACAAAGATTTTCAAGAGCAACGAATCACTGAATATGCTTCTTCCCGAAAAACCATCATTCCGTATATCCATTATATCTTGCCTGTACCCAGTGATGGATTTTTGGTCAGCGGAAATTATTTAATCTGTGTATCAGACCGTTTTAAAAATGTTTTATTCACACGGCGCTTTTTCATTTCTGAAAATAAAGTTCTGGTGAGCTTGAAAGTGAAGGATCCTGTTAATGCAGAAATTTACAGAAGCCATCAGGCACTGGAACTATCGATCAATACGAATAAATTATCCATTCAAAATAACGAACAGGAATTGCAGGTTCAAATATTCCAAAATGGTGATCCCAATACACGCCTGGTTCGAAATAAACCCAACAGCGTATTGGGTGATTTATTTTATTTTAATAAACCAGATGATATTTTATTTCCGGGCAAAAAGGAATTTAGACACAAAGACATTCGAACCATTCAATCCACTACCCAGGATATTTTATTTTGGGACGAAATTGACCAGGTGTATCATTGTTGGCTAAAGACCGATGAGGTCAGAGCGCAAAAATTATATTTATCGGATGATGATATCAACGGACGGTTTTTAATTTTAAACAGGGATCAGGATCAGGCAGAACTTACTTCTGATTATTTTAAAGCGCACTTTACTTTAAATCGAGCGGTACCTTACGATGAACCCGTTTATGTCTATGGGGGTTTGTCGGACTGGCAATTAAAACCGGAATTTAAAATGGAGTACGATCCCAGTCGCAAGGCTTATTTTGCATACATCTGGCTTAAAATGGGTTATTATAATTTTATGTATGCCCTGGAAGATGCCAATGGATTACCGGATACGGGTCCACTGGAAGGCGATTGGTACGAAACTGAAAACGACTATTATGTATTGGTTTATTATAAAGTCTTAGGCAGCCGCTATGATCGATTGTTGTTTATTGGGGAATTTAATTCCAATCGTTGA